The DNA region GGTTGTCCGCTTGGTTCACGTTCGCCCCGTTCTGGAGGAGAAACtcacaggccagaagagaattcTGCATGGAGGGGTTGAGAACGGGAGAGAAGGTGGCATCTTTAGAAGCAGACCAAAGATGTTTTAGGATGGGGTCAGTCCAGGGGCTGAGGTAGggctgtgccaggctctgctagAGCTCTTCAGCTGTATTCGTATGTTAAGTCCACAGCACAACCTCACGAGGTATGttatccctatttcacagatgagcaaaccgACGCACAGAGAGGTTCAACCTGTGAATAGTGGGatcctggattcaaacccaggttgtCTGCCTCCAAATCACAACCTTAGCAACCAGTTTCTCTCGCTTATCATTCcttttggggtgggaggagggataAGAGCTGGGCCCTAAGTCAGAGTAGGGGTCAGAGGGAAGGAGCCTAAGGGTGGGGTAGGGAGGTCAGCGGGACTCACAGCTGCTGTGGCCTGGATCAGTGGCGTGGCATTCTCCTGACTGCCGTTGACCCAGTTGACATCGGCTCCGTGGGCGAGGGCATCGGCCAtggtggggagggatggagggtgcCCAGCAGCTCGAAACAGCAGGGCCCCAGGGTGGAGGCTGCCCAGGTCATCGGACGGGGGCTCTGGTGGAGGGAATCGGCTGAGTCTGGTACGAAACCCTCAGCACAGTCCCCAGATGCTCTAATGGGCCAGGTCATTCCTCAGTTGTGGGGAGGCCCTCGGGACTCCGGGGACTGCAGTGGgaggtggtgtgggtgtgtgtgcagggcCCCTAGGACATGGGGCACGGATAGCATCATTCCCCTCTCCCTGTTCAGCTACCTGGACTGCCTAGAACGTCACAAGTGAGCGGACACTCAGACTCAGCTTCCAGGTTCCCTCCGCTCTGGCCGAGCTCACACCCTCCACAGGCCTCTGGGGCAGCGAGCTCTTTCTCACTCCTGAGTTTTCTCATGCTGTTGAGACCCTCCCTGCTTATCCCCAGCCCTACGCTCCTTCCTGTTCTTCACTTATGCCCTGAAAATCTtgccttgtaaaaaaaaaaaacctgtgctGGTGTGGTCTGGGCCCCCCCAACACTGGCAAGGGGAAGGCTGGGGCCTCGTGCTCTCAGCCTCCTCACCGGGCCGGGCAGAGTGCTGGGCACTCAGCCGGGCTCCGTAAATGTCCGAGCAACGCTATACCTGGCCTGGATCTGAGGCTCCCCGGCCGGGGCCTGACGGAAGGcttggggggcagaggaggctgCCCCCTGGGGGGGCCCCGGCCACCTCTTCGCCCCCGAATCTCAGGAAGCTTGGTCAGGAACTTCTTCTCCACGTATTTGGCATGAATCCAGGCCTCCTTCTCCTGCCTGGCAGAGTATGGCGGGGAAGAGGGGGACCGTCTTCCCTCCTCCGGTCCCAGACCCTCTTCCTTCCCCGCAAGTAGGCAGCCCCCGCACCTCCACCCCGACCTCACCGAGAGCAGCTGGGCCCTGGCTTCTTCACGGCCATGGCCTCCACACGGGCCTCGTAGATCTGGTTGATGACGACATTCCCCAGCTCGCGCATAAGCTTCCAGCGgcccaggcagaggcagagagacatgTGGGAGGGAGGTGAGTGTCTGAGCCCTAGGGGCCCTGCAGCCCTGCACTCACCCCGCCCCCGCTTCTCATCGGGGCACCCCAAGTCACCTTCACCAGTTCTGGCTCCCACGAGTCAAGGGTCAGAGACCGGACTTTGGAGAAATGAACCCCGAGGCTCCTGGACGGCCAGAGTGGGAGTCAGGCCCTCTGTGAGGCAGTGGGCAGAGGCGCGCAGGGGCCACGCAGAGGCTCTGGCCCTGCTCACCGgcccctcttctcctttctcctacagCTCAGGTTTAGGGTTTCATCCTCTCCAGCCACTTCCCTTCTCTTGCCCTGCTGTTCCCCTCCTTCCACCAGACGGACTCAGGCGGAGGGCCTCCCAGACTTGCTGAGGCCTCATggcctctccccttgctctgcTGTTCATGGGTTCCCCTGCCCTCAAGAGCCCTGACCTCACACCTCCAGTCACACCAATACACTCCTCTGGCCGGACCAGGACAGGGTGACCAGTGCCAgccagggcagggtgggagggaggagcctgAGCGATGGCTCtagccagccccctccccctcccccagccggaAGCAGGGGCGGGGAGTGACCTGTGGATGCCGGAGCACTGGATGCAGAGGGTGACGCCCAGGTTGATGCTGGCCCACTCCGGGGCTGGCTCACGGCAGTCACAGCACTGGGCATTGCCATCCACGCTCTGCACCTGGGCTGCCACGTGCCCAACTCCGCCGGGCTCCCTTCCCCAGGCCATCCCGCCACAGCCCAGGGTCGCCGAGGAGCTCCTGGCCAGGTATCCCGAGCCCTGGGGGAGCCAGAGGTAGACAGAGAGTGGCCAtggggcctggggaaggggtgCCTCCCCTCCCGGGGCCGCCTGGCCCTGCACCCCCCACGTGAAGGCACCTGGCCGGGCCCCCGGGGGCTGTCATCGAGGCGAGCCTGGCTGAAGGCTGTGGCAATGCTGCTCTGCACGGCGCTGACCCACAGCTGCAGGAGGCGCTCAGAGTCAGCCTGCAGGAGGCAGGACCTGGGCAGgagcggggagcagagggggtggTCTGAGGCCCGGGGAGCCAAGAGGCAGGGTAGGCTGGCTGACACACTATTTAATTGGTCCCAGTTGTCCTGACATAAGAAATACCAGCTGAACAGAGATTTGACACCAATCGGTCCGATCTTTCTAAATATCCCCCAtcgccctcccccctccccccaggacacCCCCCAATACTGCCCCCCTATCCAACCATGGAAGGGATAATGCCTGATGCTACATGGGGGCCTCCAAGATGCCCTCAAGATCGGCCCGCCTTCCCGTTGGTAAAGCTTCAGACACGTCAGGCGTCGGCACTCACTTGCTTGGGGACACGACCTCGAAGCAAAACCTCCTCTCCGAGTCCGGGCAGAGCTTCACGGTGCAGAGACGGAGGTCATCCACCACCACGGTCACGGGGTCCTGGAAGGGGAAGGTGACGAGGGGCAGCCGTGCACCAGTTGCAGCAAGGGCTGTGTCCCTGGGCCCCGGCCTCCGGGCCCGGGCCTGCCTACCTTGTACTTCTTCTGATAAACCAGTTGGTTGCTCTGAATAGTGAACCAGCGTCTGGGGGAGGCGGAAACAGAGTTGTGGACGTGGGCGGCATCGGGACGAGCTCGGGACAGGGACAGCGGAGaggctgtgccctctgccccgAAGGCCTGTGCTGAGAGAGCCGGGCTGACCCTCACACCTGGTCAGCGGGGCACAGGGCTCTGCGGGGCCAGGACACGGAAGGCGGCGCTACTCACACCGCGGACAACCCAGATTTGATCATTTGTGAAGACAACTTTCCAGCAGATGGCAGTAAAATGCTTTTTCCAATAAAATTagtctcctataatttttttaagtttgtttttttttttttacacccacgtggggctcagacccacaaccccgagatcaggagtcacaggCTCCACAGACGGGGTCACCAGGTGCCCCGAGTCCTTTGCCACAATTTTTTTGACAGATGGAAGTTTCTCATAGAAGGGGCTCAGTTTTCCGATTTACGCAAATATCCCCAGTGGGAAGGAGCCGAGTCAGAGCAGAGGACCCCCTGCTCCGCACTGCCACGGCCCCTAAGTCCCTACGGAAGCCGACAAGGCCCGCTCGTGGTGCACACCCCCGTGGGCTCCCACTTCACGCCCACCCcgtgtcttcctccctccctctgtccacacCCCGTGCCCCTCTCTGTCCCTCGGACTCTCCCAGTTTTGGTGCTGGCTCCTCCTCCTGCCGAGATCATTCTGCCCCCAGATGTCCTTCAAGTCTTCTCTCAGAAGTCCTCACCTGCTCAAGAAGCCTGCCCCAGCCACCCTATCTggaactgcagcccctccccagctgtcCGCACCCCTTGCTTTCCTATGTTTCCCCGCCTCGCTCTTTCCTTCCAACATAACAGAATTTACTGGGCGTCTTTGTCGATGGGACGTAAGGTCCGTGGGGGCAGcgggttttgtctgtttttctcactGTGCTAAGCGCACTGTCACCACCCAAGAAACGTTGAATTGAGCGGGTTTGGGTGATTGGGGTGCCCCCCTCACCTGCTCCAGGTCTTAAATGCGTTGCTGGCCCGCTTGAAGAGATGGCCTTCCAGGACCAGCCCACCAGGCCCCTCCTTTAGGCTTGGCTCTGGCTCCTCCCCACTGAGCTCCTGGGGGCACAAGAGGGTCAAAGGGCAGCTGGAGCAGGCAGAGGCCCATGCCCCATGGCCCCAGAGGCCTCACCTTCTGCTTCAGAAGCACGTGTCTCTGCTCCATGTCCCTCCTCTCGCGAGCCGAATTCAGGACCAGCTGGTGCAACTGGGCGGACAAGAGGGGGCATTTCAGACGTGCCCTGGTCTCCACCAACCAAGCCAGGCCAGGCATCTCAGagtcccctcctctccctccaccacggcctgcccctccccccccttccccggGGCCCCACCTGGGCGCCCAGTTCCCTGCGATAATGGGCCAGCCTGTCCAGCTCCTCGTGGCCCTGCTGGAAATGGGTAGCTTGGGCCTCCACCAGACGCAGCACCTGGGCGACAAGGCGGGCAGGGGGCCGAGCTGACAGGGGACtcctctgtcttttcctcttccctcctgcccccattgGCAGGCTCCTCTCCACCCCGCCCTCACCACCGCTGCAACTCACGAACTCCATGATGTCAAACTTCCTCTTGTCCTCAATCACGTTGATCTGAGGGGCCCCAAAAGACCTCAGGTCAGTCTTGAAAACACAGCGCCCCCTCCCACTGCACACAGGGGCCTCTCCAGCCTCAAGGGCCTGGAggccctgggatcccagggtaggtgggggggcggggcggggcgggcacCTGCAGTGCATAATCCAGCGCTCTCCCCTGGTACCCGGCCCGCGCCGTCTTCAGGGCAGTTCCTGCCTCTTCTGCCTCCTGGGCCCGGCGCCTGGGGACCTCCGCGTTGTGGATAAGAGCAGCCTCCAGGCTCTCGGCCCCCCTCCAGAAATCCCGGCGGGCCTCTCGGAAaccccggagacccctgtggGAGAGGGGAAATGCAGAACCAGATACCCCTACCCCCCCCCAGAGAAGTCTCAGGCGGAGGCCCACGCGGGGCCTTCCGGTTGGGACCCCAAGGGACTCCAAGGGGGTGCGGGGATGGGAGACAGCAGTCGGACCACCAGAAACCCCCGACCTCACAGCTCCTTGGTTCAGGGAGGTCCCTATGGTGACGGGATGAGGGATGGAGGACGGGTTCCCTTCCCCACTCACTCCTTGACCAGGGTTTGGATTTGCCGCTGCAGCGTGTGCTGGGTAGCATCTAGAagctcctggggggtggggggaagcagaaATGGGCAGGTGAGGGTCAGGCCACAGTaagccctgctccccaccaccaGGCCCCCCTGCTTCCCCCTTACCGCGTGGCTGTCCAGCTTGTGCCTGAGGCTCTCGGTGAATTTGTCCAGACACTCCTGGGCacggagaggcagagagagagtacCAGGCGCAGGCCGCCGTCTCTGCACCCCGCCCGCCAGGATGTCtcgggccccagccccagccctgccccggcCTGGGACCTGGAGACCTGGAAACCCCAGGCCGACCCTCCCCTCCCGGAGGATCTCTGCATTCCAGACCCCAGCCCGCTCTACCTACCGCCATCATGGGCTCCGGTGGACCCAGGCGGGCCAGGTCACAAATGGCAGCAAGGAAGGTGTGGCCAGCGGCAAGGTAATGGCGCCCACTTTCCAGGAGGCCATTCCCCAGCTTGAGCAGCTAAGAAGCAACAGGGCGACGGGGCGTTATGCCGATCCGTGCCGGCACCCCCACACTGGTCCCCCGCCTCTCCCTTCTGCAGGACTGTGCCTTCTTCCCAACCTGGCCCTTGCTTCTCTGCAGCCCAGCTGGGCGCTCCCGGGCTTCCACACACCTGCTGCTTCCTCATCTCTGCGTCTTTGCTCCCACTGCTCCGTGCCCCGCAGAAacttcctcccagcccctcacCAAAGCCAGGGTCAGCTTCCCCTCCAAAACGTCTTTCTCTGTCCCCTGCCatgtctcctccctgccccaactGCCTGGAGCCAGCGCCCCCCAGGAACCCCATCCTCGTGCAGCGTCTGGCTCGGGGATGAGTGCGCCACCCGGCTGCTGGTGGCTGGTGGGCTCGACAGTCCCTCCTGTCTGCAGTCGTGCCATTCTGTGCTCACGGAGCATTCCCCTCAGAGAGATTCCTTAGTCATCTGGCCACGGGGCCAGGGCAAAGACGGCATGTTAGGGTGCTCCATGAGCACCCATTCGTCTGGCCCGAGGAGGGTCCCTTTAGGAAGAGCCAGGCGGCTGGGTCAGAAACCAAAGTGAGGTCTCCTGACCTTGGGCCCTAGTTTGGGAACCGCTGCCCCGAGGTGACACCAGTTGCTCTGGCCTGAGTCAACACGGCTGGGACGGGGTAAGAGTCTGTGGAGCCCTTCAGGTCAGCCCAGGGGACAGGAGACCAGCAGGGAAGTTGTGCGTGGAAATCCCGGGGCAGCAGGGGCTCAGAAAGCTGGGGCCGTGGGCTATCAGTGAACTTTCGATGAACTGAAAGACACTTTCAAGGGCTGACGAAGGCTGCCGGGCCCGAGAGCTGGACTTGAAGGTGGCCAACAGGGTCAGTAATGGTCAGGAAACCGGCCACAGTCCAACCTCATCAGATGTCACCACGAGCTGTCTGTGATCAGGCACCAGGACTCAGACGCTCGCAACTTcactgggggcagctggggccCTGAGCATCTGGGTTTTTTTCTACCCACCACCCTTTCCCTATAGGTGAGCTTTTCTAAGACTGAACTAGGGATAAACTGGTccatccatgcaatggaatagcGCTCAGCAACGGAAAGGAACGGACTATCCACGTAGGAACTACTCATACTGATACGTAACAACCTGAACGGACGTCAAGGGCACAGTctgagagaagaaacagagagagccaACCTTGAGAGCTCACATACTGTGTGGTTTCACTTATGCAACATTCTAGAAATGACAGGAGTCTGGAGAAGAACAGATGAGTGCTTGCCGCGGGTTAGAGAAGGCGGGGAGCGTATCAGGATCAAGGGTCGCACAGAAGAGTGCCTTGTGGTGATAGAGAAGTTTtgtgccttttttccctttttcttttcttttttctatttttttttctgagagagactATGCGAGAGCggtagaggggtagagggagagaatcctaagcagactccatgcttagcacagaggtggacgcagggctcgatctcacgaccctgagatcatgacctgagccgaaatcaagagttggacacttgactgactgagccccgcaggtgccccaggagttTTGTGTTTCGAATGGGATGCTGGTTACAAGAACCTATGCATGTGATCAAGTGCCATTGAATTATGCACAAAGACTCTGGAAAATGAGTACAGTCGACCttgaacatgggtttgaactgctcTGGTCCATTTCTAAGTGGACTTTTTTCcgataaatattttctcttccttacgattcattgttttcaaaattttgtttacttattatttttttaagtaagctctacatccaacatgtagcttttttaaaaaaagattttatttatttgagagagagaaaaagaacaccagtgggggggggaagcagagggagagggagaagccgactcccctctgagcagggagcccgccatggggctggatcccaggaccctgagaccatgacctgagcagaaggcagacacttaactgagccacccaggcgccccacccaacatgtggcttgaattcacgaccctgagatcaagagttgcacgctctactgactgacccagccaggtgcccctcttccttgtgattttctgaATAACACTTTCCTCTAGCTCCCTGTATTGTAGgaacagtatataatacatataccacACGAAATACGCGTTCATCAACTGTTTACGTTACTGGTCAATGGCGGGCTATCAATAAACTTTTGGGGGAGTCAGGAGTTACATGTAAATTTCTGATGGTACGGAGGGTCGGCGCTGCAAACCCTCACGTTGTTCAAAGGCCAACTGCAGATGCAAAACAGGTAAAATCCAAGTAAGGTCTGTAGACAGTTCATCGTATCGTGCCCACATCAAATTTCCTGGTTTTGGTAACAGACCAGCATTATACAAGAGGCTGCCGTTgggggaagctgggtgatgggtatgtgCGACCCCCCTGCACAATCTTTGCAACTTCTCGCAGGTCtgtaattaactcaaaataaaaaagcttaggggcgcctgggtggctcattcgctTAAGTGCCCGATTCCtgattttggcgcaggtcatgatctcggggttgagggattgagtcccatgtggtggggggggggaggggagagggtccacactcagcagggagtctgcttgagagtctctctccttctccccgcttgcacgcactctctctctttctaaaataaataaatctttaaaaagaaact from Ursus arctos isolate Adak ecotype North America unplaced genomic scaffold, UrsArc2.0 scaffold_14, whole genome shotgun sequence includes:
- the ACAP1 gene encoding arf-GAP with coiled-coil, ANK repeat and PH domain-containing protein 1 — encoded protein: MTVKLDFEECLKDSPRFRASIELVEAEVSELETRLEKLLKLGNGLLESGRHYLAAGHTFLAAICDLARLGPPEPMMAECLDKFTESLRHKLDSHAELLDATQHTLQRQIQTLVKEGLRGFREARRDFWRGAESLEAALIHNAEVPRRRAQEAEEAGTALKTARAGYQGRALDYALQINVIEDKRKFDIMEFVLRLVEAQATHFQQGHEELDRLAHYRRELGAQLHQLVLNSARERRDMEQRHVLLKQKELSGEEPEPSLKEGPGGLVLEGHLFKRASNAFKTWSRRWFTIQSNQLVYQKKYKDPVTVVVDDLRLCTVKLCPDSERRFCFEVVSPSKSCLLQADSERLLQLWVSAVQSSIATAFSQARLDDSPRGPGQGSGYLARSSSATLGCGGMAWGREPGGVGHVAAQVQSVDGNAQCCDCREPAPEWASINLGVTLCIQCSGIHRSLGVHFSKVRSLTLDSWEPELVKLMRELGNVVINQIYEARVEAMAVKKPGPSCSRQEKEAWIHAKYVEKKFLTKLPEIRGRRGGRGPPRGQPPLPPKPSVRPRPGSLRSRPEPPSDDLGSLHPGALLFRAAGHPPSLPTMADALAHGADVNWVNGSQENATPLIQATAANSLLACEFLLQNGANVNQADNHGRGPLHHATILGHTGLACLFLKRGADLGARDSEGKDPLTIAMETANADIVTLLRLAKMREVEAAQGQTGDETYLDIFRDFSLMASDDPEKLSRRSHDLHTL